One genomic region from Phragmites australis chromosome 1, lpPhrAust1.1, whole genome shotgun sequence encodes:
- the LOC133916758 gene encoding uncharacterized protein LOC133916758 codes for MAVSSRLPFPPAARGLMRRSPPRILPVERAPRRLAPGVRAVSGSPTPGGSPVPRRRPAPADATAVAPPSAPSSASSAIDFLTLCHRLKTTKRKGWINHSIKGPESIADHMYRMALMALIAGDLPAVDRERCIKIAIVHDIAEAIVGDITPSDGIPKAEKSRREQAALDEMCEVLGDGPIADEIKELWEEYENNSSIEANLVKDFDKVEMILQALEYEKEHGKVLDEFFLSTAGKFQTEIGKSWAAEVNARRNQRCGKQK; via the exons ATGGCCGTGAGCTCGCGGCTTCCCTTCCCTCCCGCGGCGCGCGGCCTcatgcgccgctcgccgccgcgcaTTCTCCCCGTCGAGCGCGCGCCTCGCCGCCTCGCCCCGGGCGTCCGCGCCGTCTCCGGGAGCCCCACCCCCGGCGGATCGCCCGTGCCCAGACGGCGGCCAGCGCCGGCTGACGCCACAGCCGTGGCGCCGCCCTCCGCGCCGTCGTCGGCCTCCTCTGCCATCGATTTCCTCACCCTCTGCCATCGCCTCAAG ACAactaaaaggaaaggatggataAATCATAGCATTAAGGGCCCCGAGTCAATTGCTGATCACATGTATCGTATGGCTTTGATGGCTTTGATTGCTGGAGACCTGCCTGCTGTGGATCGAGAAAG GTGTATCAAAATCGCTATCGTGCATGACATTGCTGAAG CTATTGTTGGTGACATTACTCCATCAGATGGTATACCTAAGGCTGAAAAAAGCCGGCGTGAACAAGCAGCTCTAGATGAAATGTGTGAAGTTCTTGGTGATGGACCAATAG ctgATGAGATTAAGGAGCTATGGGAAGAATATGAAAACAATTCTTCTATTGAAGCCAATCTTGTAAAAGATTTTGATAAA GTGgaaatgattcttcaagcaTTAGAATATGAGAAAG AACATGGCAAAGTGCTAGATGAGTTCTTTCTCTCTACTGCTG GTAAGTTTCAGACAGAGATTGGTAAAAGCTGGGCTGCTGAGGTGAATGCCAGGAGAAACCAGCGATGCGGAAAACAAAAGTAG
- the LOC133916746 gene encoding uncharacterized protein LOC133916746 isoform X1, whose translation MGEAPSSSTAAAAVYDYERDPRWAEYRASLAVPPHLFSHPNVRAHLQHKFYRRFVDPDFSVKGMSSTTSSQPSASSEGASTSASENARPLDSGTVSAGPSRSRLSLQLDQQSLHFSVNAWVLIVALIGILPIAPQSLQYKGYWLSLLGTTCTTATRVGNTQAVQAWYHHVTSSKDFIPFMYCLMFVTSKLRLKCKHIFVYFDTKLSHIISLCITSYSFLAVVLVPLICWAPEHVARFLQRHFTNSSLYRTYLEQPCTWDETNMTAVNFLCSNAEILLGFLLILSLFSRQCNAMQTFMYWQLLKLMYHSPFTAGYQSYMA comes from the exons ATGGGCGAGGCGCCTTCGTCGTCCACGGCCGCGGCAGCGGTGTACGACTACGAGCGTGACCCCCGGTGGGCGGAGTACCGGGCCAGCCTAGCCGTGCCGCCCCACCTCTTCTCCCACCCGAACGTCCGCGCCCACCTCCAGCACAAGTTCTACCGCCGCTTCGTC GATCCTGATTTTTCTGTTAAAGGAATGTCCTCAACCACTTCTTCCCAGCCCTCAGCATCTTCAGAGGGAGCATCTACCTCAGCTAGTGAAAATGCAAGGCCTCTTGATTCAG GCACCGTTTCTGCTGGACCGTCAAGAAGCAGACTGTCATTACAGTTGGACCAGCAGTCATTACATTTTTCTGTTAATGCTTGG GTTCTTATAGTCGCCTTGATCGGCATCCTTCCAATAGCACCACAATCGCTACAATACAAGGGATATTGGTTGTCACTTCTTGGAACAACATGCACAACAG CTACCCGAGTAGGGAACACACAGGCTGTTCAGGCATGGTACCACCATGTAACTTCATCAAAGGATTTTATACCATTCATGTATTGCCTTATGTTTGTTACCTCTAAACTGCGCTTGAAGTGTAAGCATATTTTTGTTTACTTTGACACGAAGCTCAGTCATATTATTTCCTTGTGCATAACGAGTTACTCTTTTCTGGCAGTTGTTTTGGTACCTCTAATTTGTTGGGCACCTGAACATGTGGCCAGATTTCTACAGCGCCATTTTACTAATTCCTCTTTGTACAG GACATACCTGGAGCAGCCCTGTACATGGGATGAGACAAACATGACTGCAGTCAACTTTCTGTGTTCAAATGCAGAGATTTTGTTGGGATTTCTTTTGATCCTATCTCTATTCTC GCGACAATGCAATGCTATGCAAACATTCATGTACTGGCAG TTGCTGAAGCTCATGTACCACTctcccttcactgctggttatCAGAGTTATATGGCTTAA
- the LOC133916746 gene encoding uncharacterized protein LOC133916746 isoform X2, which yields MGEAPSSSTAAAAVYDYERDPRWAEYRASLAVPPHLFSHPNVRAHLQHKFYRRFVDPDFSVKGMSSTTSSQPSASSEGASTSASENARPLDSGTVSAGPSRSRLSLQLDQQSLHFSVNAWVLIVALIGILPIAPQSLQYKGYWLSLLGTTCTTATRVGNTQAVQAWYHHVTSSKDFIPFMYCLMFVTSKLRLKFVLVPLICWAPEHVARFLQRHFTNSSLYRTYLEQPCTWDETNMTAVNFLCSNAEILLGFLLILSLFSRQCNAMQTFMYWQLLKLMYHSPFTAGYQSYMA from the exons ATGGGCGAGGCGCCTTCGTCGTCCACGGCCGCGGCAGCGGTGTACGACTACGAGCGTGACCCCCGGTGGGCGGAGTACCGGGCCAGCCTAGCCGTGCCGCCCCACCTCTTCTCCCACCCGAACGTCCGCGCCCACCTCCAGCACAAGTTCTACCGCCGCTTCGTC GATCCTGATTTTTCTGTTAAAGGAATGTCCTCAACCACTTCTTCCCAGCCCTCAGCATCTTCAGAGGGAGCATCTACCTCAGCTAGTGAAAATGCAAGGCCTCTTGATTCAG GCACCGTTTCTGCTGGACCGTCAAGAAGCAGACTGTCATTACAGTTGGACCAGCAGTCATTACATTTTTCTGTTAATGCTTGG GTTCTTATAGTCGCCTTGATCGGCATCCTTCCAATAGCACCACAATCGCTACAATACAAGGGATATTGGTTGTCACTTCTTGGAACAACATGCACAACAG CTACCCGAGTAGGGAACACACAGGCTGTTCAGGCATGGTACCACCATGTAACTTCATCAAAGGATTTTATACCATTCATGTATTGCCTTATGTTTGTTACCTCTAAACTGCGCTTGAAGT TTGTTTTGGTACCTCTAATTTGTTGGGCACCTGAACATGTGGCCAGATTTCTACAGCGCCATTTTACTAATTCCTCTTTGTACAG GACATACCTGGAGCAGCCCTGTACATGGGATGAGACAAACATGACTGCAGTCAACTTTCTGTGTTCAAATGCAGAGATTTTGTTGGGATTTCTTTTGATCCTATCTCTATTCTC GCGACAATGCAATGCTATGCAAACATTCATGTACTGGCAG TTGCTGAAGCTCATGTACCACTctcccttcactgctggttatCAGAGTTATATGGCTTAA
- the LOC133916767 gene encoding serine/threonine-protein kinase STY13-like — protein MRQPTAGSGGGDAGFVRADQIDLKSLDEQLERHLGRPAERGGLAAAAQTGTGSRRGESARLGAEDLQTPLRRCREDWEIDPAKLVIKGVIARGTFGTVHRGVYDGQDVAVKLLDWGEDGHRSEQEISALRASFAQEVAVWHKLDHPNVTKFIGAIMGARDLNIQTEHGHLGMPSNICCVVVEYLSGGALKNFLIKNRRRKLAFKVVVQIALDLARGLSYLHSKKIVHRDVKTENMLLDKTRTVKIADFGVARVEASNPSDMTGETGTLGYMAPEVLNGHPYNRKCDVYSFGICLWETYCCDMPYPDLSFSEVTSAVVRQNLRPEIPRCCPSSLANVMKRCWDANPDKRPEMAEVVSMLEAIDTSKGGGMVPKDQTQGFFSCFRRHRGP, from the exons atgaggcagcccACCGCGGGCAGCGGGGGCGGGGACGCGGGGTTCGTGCGGGCGGACCAGATCGACCTCAAGAGCCTGGACGAGCAGCTCGAGCGCCACCTCGGCCGCCCGGCGGAGCGGGGCGggctcgccgccgcggcgcagACCGGGACGGGGAGCCGCCGCGGCGAGTCCGCGAGGCTGGGTGCCGAGGACCTGCAGACGCCGCTGCGGCGGTGCCGGGAGGACTGGGAGATCGACCCCGCTAAGCTCGTCATCAAGGGCGTCATCGCGCGCGGCACCTTCGGCACCGTCCACCGCGGCGTCTACGACGGCCAGGACGTTGCCG TGAAATTGCTTGACTGGGGGGAGGATGGTCATAGATCAGAACAAGAAATTTCTGCACTAAGAGCATCATTCGCACAAGAGGTCGCTGTCTGGCATAAGCTTGATCATCCAAATGTTACTAAG TTTATTGGGGCTATAATGGGTGCAAGAGATTTAAATATACAGACGGAACATGGACATCTTGGCATGCCAAGTAATATCTGCTGCGTTGTTGTTGAGTACCTTTCTGGAGGCGCGCTGAAAAATTTTCTCATAAAGAACAGGAGAAGGAAGCTTGCCTTTAAAGTTGTGGTCCAAATAGCTCTTGACCTTGCCAGGGG ATTGAGctatctccactcaaagaagaTAGTGCATCGTGACGTCAAGACTGAAAATATGCTTCTGGACAAAACAAGAACTGTGAAAATTGCTGATTTTGGTGTTGCTCGAGTTGAGGCTTCAAATCCTAGTGACATGACTGGCGAAACAGGGACACTTGGTTACATGGCACCTGAG GTTCTCAATGGCCATCCTTACAACAGGAAGTGTGACGTTTACAGCTTCGGGATCTGCCTGTGGGAGACATACTGCTGCGACATGCCGTATCCCGACCTGAGCTTCTCAGAAGTAACCTCTGCCGTCGTTCGCCAG AACCTGAGGCCAGAGATACCGCGCTGCTGCCCGAGCTCGCTAGCGAACGTGATGAAGCGGTGCTGGGACGCGAACCCGGACAAGCGGCCCGAGATGGCGGAGGTGGTCTCCATGCTGGAGGCGATCGACACGTCCAAGGGTGGGGGCATGGTCCCGAAAGACCAGACGCAGGGCTTCTTCTCTTGCTTCCGCCGGCACCGAGGCCCCTGA
- the LOC133916738 gene encoding AAA-ATPase At3g50940-like, giving the protein MASPTNGALERCKSAITAATSVVGAAMLLRRLVADVLPAGTPLVGALLLLPPPSARRHAVLIEEFDGAFYNRVFVAARAYVSTLLAAAPGVPLLKASLPRGAGADQITLAMRPGTAVVDVFQGVEVTWRLGSHGGGPRRASGGAGEVFRLSFDGRHKDVVIGAYLPFVMARVEAMSREQRHAKLYSNEWGKWRPVRLRNASTFATLAMDAVLRQAVVDDLEMFLGRKEYYERTGRAWKRGYLIHGPPGTGKSSLVAAISNHLHFDVYDLDLSGVRSNTELRKLLIRMKNRSILLIEDVDCAVAAAPRRKADGGSDESRPTYKNHKVTLSGLLNMVDGLWSSSGHERILIFTTNHMDRLDQALLRPGRMDMHIHMGYCSFSAFKELVVTYHNIDGHHPLFPEIEALLREVDVAPAELTEKLLATDDVDAAVEMAAKLLRDRKAGATEDGGYVKQKLHMGPTRPRSRPMPVSVSVPAPSRRVPSSVRRMVFDEVIPLGVSRRQGSGTGHRGGGGVHGRGRGRR; this is encoded by the exons ATGGCATCGCCGACGAACGGAGCGCTGGAGCGGTGCAAGAGCGCCATCACGGCCGCCACGTCCGTCGTAGGCGCGGCCATGCTGCTGCGCCGGCTCGTCGCGGACGTCCTACCGGCGGGCACGCCCCTGGTGGGcgcgctgctcctcctcccgccgccatCCGCCCGGCGCCACGCCGTGCTCATCGAGGAGTTCGACGGCGCCTTCTACAACCGCGTCTTCGTCGCGGCCAGGGCGTACGTCTCCACCCTCCTCGCCGCGGCGCCAGGCGTGCCGCTGCTGAAGGCCAGCCTGccccgcggcgccggcgcggacCAGATCACGCTGGCCATGCGCCCCGGCACGGCGGTCGTCGACGTGTTCCAAGGGGTGGAGGTGACGTGGCGCCTAGGCAGCCATGGCGGCGGGCCGCGTCGGGCGTCGGGCGGCGCTGGCGAGGTGTTCAGGCTCAGCTTCGACGGGCGGCACAAAGACGTGGTGATCGGCGCCTACCTGCCGTTTGTCATGGCCCGCGTCGAGGCCATGTCCCGGGAGCAGAGGCACGCCAAGCTGTACAGCAACGAGTGGGGCAAGTGGCGCCCCGTGAGGCTCCGAAACGCCTCGACGTTCGCGACGCTGGCCATGGACGCCGTGCTGCGGCAGGCCGTGGTGGACGACCTGGAAATGTTCCTGGGCCGGAAGGAGTACTACGAGCGCACGGGGAGGGCGTGGAAGAGAGGCTACCTCATCCACGGGCCGCCCGGCACCGGCAAGTCCAGCCTGGTCGCCGCGATCTCCAACCACCTCCACTTCGACGTGTATGACCTCGACCTCAGCGGCGTCCGGTCGAACACGGAGCTGAGGAAGCTGCTGATTCGAATGAAGAACAGGTCCATACTGTTGATCGAGGATGTCGACtgcgcggtggcggcggcgccgcggaGGAAAGCTGACGGTGGCTCCGACGAGAGCCGCCCGACTTACAAGAATCACAAG GTCACTCTGTCCGGCCTGCTCAACATGGTGGACGGGCTTTGGTCGAGCAGCGGCCACGAGCGCATCCTCATCTTCACCACCAACCACATGGATCGACTCGACCAAGCGCTACTCCGGCCGGGCCGGATGGACATGCACATCCACATGGGCTACTGCAGCTTTAGCGCCTTCAAGGAGCTCGTAGTCACCTACCACAACATCGACGGCCACCACCCCCTCTTCCCGGAGATCGAAGCGCTGCTGCGGGAGGTGGACGTGGCGCCGGCAGAGCTCACGGAGAAGCTACTGGCAACGGATGACGTCGACGCCGCGGTTGAGATGGCCGCGAAGCTGCTGAGAGACAGGAAGGCGGGAGCTACGGAGGATGGTGGGTACGTCAAACAGAAGTTGCATATGGGGCCTACGCGTCCCCGCTCGCGGCCAATGCCAGTGTCGGTGTCGGTGCCGGCACCTAGCCGGCGCGTACCGAGTTCCGTGAGACGGATGGTGTTCGACGAGGTAATACCATTAGGTGTATCACGCAGACAAGGGAGTGGGACAGGACATCGTGGCGGCGGTGGAGTGCATGGGCGAGGGCGGGGGCGGCGGTAG